In Humulus lupulus chromosome 7, drHumLupu1.1, whole genome shotgun sequence, the following are encoded in one genomic region:
- the LOC133790860 gene encoding uncharacterized protein LOC133790860 produces the protein MKFLTFSLFFSLITTTLPPSYLYLYSLSFLFLLSLNNFFPIMITFCRKSVHSFLGLTTSPPPHDHHDHHEICDDDNTNHATNNLIVSPFTTPSQTPGGLGTLVTAADDDDTIRRRQTNVLESTATNSFKASSSSHGRGIGFIDDIGGGVNGLMSCTESLGFESSDERRVEEDDHVMDNVDEELTLTSRPWSTSTKAKCRGRRSGRVRHLHQPHEVKKYPPPLSSLNQNGQPSFYLRAVRKDGRLELTEVRIHRPEILRAYREDGRLRLQFIKEEDDDDEEDEEEEEECIDQKEEEKEKEVVPEEVISELKEEEEGGDDDREMKVPVSGGEGLRRCHDEVVNNHNHHQYHQHQHQHHLHVWRQTHCVTTR, from the coding sequence ATGAAGTTCCTCaccttttcattatttttttctcttattACTACTACTCTTCCTCCTTCTTACCTATACCTctattccctctcttttctcttcctcCTTTCTCTTAACAACTTTTTCCCAATCATGATTACCTTTTGTAGAAAAAGTGTCCACTCTTTTTTAGGCCTAACCACTAGTCCACCTCCTCACGATCACCATGATCATCATGAGATTTGTGATGATGATAACACTAATCATGCTACTAATAACCTCATTGTTTCTCCATTCACGACACCTTCCCAAACACCCGGAGGTTTAGGTACTCTAGTCACTGCCGCAGATGATGATGACACCATACGACGTCGTCAAACTAACGTTTTGGAGTCCACAGCTACTAATTCCTTTAAAGCTTCGTCATCTTCGCACGGCCGTGGGATCGGCTTCATCGACGATATCGGCGGCGGCGTTAACGGACTGATGTCGTGCACAGAGAGCCTTGGCTTCGAAAGTTCCGATGAACGGAGGGTGGAAGAGGATGATCACGTCATGGACAACGTCGACGAGGAGTTGACTTTGACCTCCAGGCCGTGGTCAACGTCGACAAAAGCGAAATGCCGTGGGAGGAGGAGTGGTAGGGTTCGTCATCTTCATCAACCCCATGAAGTGAAGAAGTATCCGCCGCCTCTTTCTTCGTTGAACCAGAATGGACAGCCTAGTTTTTATCTACGGGCGGTGAGGAAGGACGGGAGGTTGGAGCTCACTGAGGTTAGGATTCATCGGCCGGAGATTCTCCGGGCCTATCGTGAAGATGGACGGTTGAGATTACAATtcataaaagaagaagatgatgatgatgaggaaGATGAAGAAGAGGAGGAAGAGTGTATTgatcaaaaagaagaagaaaaagagaaagaggTTGTTCCGGAAGAGGTTATTTCAGaattgaaagaagaagaagaaggcggTGACGATGATCGGGAAATGAAGGTTCCGGTGAGTGGTGGAGAAGGATTACGGCGATGTCACGACGAGGTAGTAAACAACCACAACCACCACCAATATCATCAACACCAACACCAACACCACTTGCACGTGTGGAGACAGACGCATTGTGTGACGACCAGGTGA